From the genome of Elusimicrobiota bacterium:
GATCCGTGGCGGTGCTTCAGTTGATGGGGCGGCACAACATGGCCTCGATCGACTGTCCGTTCCAGGCGGCGGATCGGCTTCTCAAGGAACGGCCCGCGCCGGTGGTGATCGTGGACATGCACGCCGAGGCGACCAGCGAAAAGCAGGCCATGGGTTGGCATTTGGACGGGCGGGCTTCCGCCGTGCTCGGCACCCACACCCACGTTCAAACGGCCGACGAGCGGGTGCTCCCCGGCGGGACGGCCTACATCGGCGACGTCGGCATGGCCGGGCCCCGGGACGGGATCATCGGCGGCGACCGGGCGGGGGCGCTCAAACGATTTTTGACCGGCGTGCGGGTTCGACTGGAAGTGGCCGAGGGCGACGCGCTGTTTTGCGCCGTGGTCGTGGACGTGGACGACGCGTCGGGCCGGGCCCGGTCGATCGAACGGATTTCGAAAGTGTGGCAACGGAAAGGCGGAACGGCGTGACCCCCGAGGAATTGAAAAAAGCGTTGGCGGCCAAGGCCGCAATGGTGGACAAGGCCCTGGACCGTCTCATGACCAAGGAAGAGGCCCTGCCGCCCGTGGTGCACAAGGCCATGCGGTATTCGGTGTTCGCCGGGGGAAAACGGCTGCGCCCGGTGTTGTGCCTGGCCGCGGCGGAAATCACGGGGGGGAAACCCGCCCGGGTGCTGCCCACCGCCTGCGCCCTGGAAGTGATCCACACCTACTCCCTGGTCCACGACGATCTGCCCGCCATGGACGACGACGATTTGAGGCGCGGCCGGCCCACCAACCACCGCGTGTTCGGCGAGGGCGTGGCCATTTTGGCCGGGGACGGTTTGCTGACCTACGGTTTTGAATTGATGGCCAAAAACGCCCGGGTGGCGGGCGTCCGCGCCGAGCGCGTGGTGGCCGCCATTGGCACGGTCGCCCGGGCCGTGGGGTCCCAGGGAATGGTGGGGGGCCAGGCGGTGGATTTGGAATCGGAAGGGCGCGGCGTGGCCTTGAACGGCAACCGCGCCAAGGTGTTGGACTACATCCACCGGCACAAAACCGGCGCGCTCATCACCGCGAGCCTGTCGGTGGGGGCGCTCCTCGCCGGCGCGTCGCCCGCGGCCCAACGGGCCCTGGAGCGCTACGGCGATCAAATCGGTTTGGCCTTCCAAATCGCCGACGACGTGCTGGACATCGTGGGCAACAAGGCGCTCCTGGGCAAAAGCGGCTCGGACGCCGAGAACCAGAAACTGACGTACCCCGCGGTTTACGGCCTGGACGAATCCCGCCGCCGGGCCCGACGGGCCGTGGACGAAGCCAAACGCCTTTTGAAACCCTTCGGCCGCCGGGCCGATCTGTTGGTGGCCCTGGCCGATTACATCATCACACGAGAGAACTGACATGAATATTTTGGACATGATCGACAAACCCCAGGACCTGCGGAACATCCGGAAGGATTTGCTTCCCATCCTGGCCAAGGACATCCGGCAAAAAATTCTGGACGTGACCTCCCAGGTCGGCGGCCACCTGGGCGCCGGGCTGGGCACGGTGGAGCTCGCCATCGCCCTGCACTACGTGTTCGAATCCCCCAAGGACAAGATCATTTGGGACACGGGGCACCAGGCGTACCCCCACAAATTGCTCACGGGGCGGCGGGACCGCTTCCACACCCTGCGGCAGTTCGGCGGGATTTCCGGATTTCTTTCCCGAAACGAATCCGAGCACGACGTGTTCGGCGCGGGCCACGCCTCGACCTCCATTTCGGCGGCTCTGGGTTTCGCCGCCGCCCGGGACGTGCTGAAGCAGGACCACCACGTGATCGCCGTGGCCAACGACGGGTCCCTGACCGGCGGCATGGCTTTTGAGGCCCTGCAAAACGCCGGCCACCTGGGCACGGACCTCCTGGTCGTTTTGAACGACAACCAAATGTTCATCTCCCACCGGGTGGGCGCCCTGGGCGCCTTCCTGGCCAAACTGGCCACCCTGGGCATGGTGCGCCGGGCGGAAAAGCAAATCGAAAAATTGCTCACCCGCATGAGTTTCTACGGCGCCTACCTGTTGCGCCTGGCGCGGCGGGCCAAGGTGATGCTCTTCCCCGGGGTGTTGTTCGAGGAAATGGGGTTCGGCTACCTGGGGCCCATCGACGGGCACGACCTGCCGCAACTCATTGAAGTCCTTCAGGCCATCAAGCAACTCAAGGGCCCCCACGTCCTGCACGTGGTGACGAAAAAGGGCCGGGGCTACGAGCCGGCCGAAGCCGACCCGATCAAATACCACGGCGTCACCCGCTTCAACCCCGAGACCGGCGAAATGGTCAAGGCCCCCGCCGGGCCCCCGAGCTACACGACGGTGTTCGGCCAGGCCCTGGTGAAACTGGCCAAGGAAGACTCCAAAATCGTGGCCATCACCGCGGCCATGCCCGAGGGCACCGGCTTGGACCTTTTCCGAAAAGAACTCCCTTCCCGCTTTTACGACGTGGGCCTGGGCGAGCAGCACGCCGTGACCTTCGCGGCCGGCATGGCCTGCGGGGGGTTGAAACCCGTGGTGGCCATTTACTCGACCTTCCTGCAGCGCGGGTTCGACCAGATGTTCCACGACGTGGCGCTCCAAAAACTGCCCGTCGTGTTCTGCCTGGACCGGGCGGGCCTGGTGGGCGAAGACGGTCCGACGCATCACGGGGCGTACGACCTGTCGTACTCCCGCATGTTCCCGAACATGACGGTCATGGCGCCCAAGGACGAGAACGAATTGCAGCACATGCTGAAAACGGCGCTCAACCTGCCGGGCCCGTCGGTGATCCGCTATCCCCGGGGCGCGGGGCAGGGCGTGGCCCTGGACACCGCTTATCACTTGATTCCCCTGGGCAAGGGCGAAGTCCTTCGGGAAGGCGAGGACGTGACGCTCTTGGCCATCGGCCACCCCATCGTGGCGGCCATGGAAGCGGCCGAAAAGCTGGCCGCCGAGGGCGTCTCCGTCCGGGTGGTGAACGCGCGGTTCGCCAAGCCCTTGGACCGGGAATTTTTGCTGGGCGTGGCGCGGCGAACGCCCCTTCTGGTGACCTTGGAAGAGAACACGCTGGTGGGCGGCTTCGGCGACGCCGTCCGGGAGGCGCTGGAGGGGGAAAACATCGCGATCCGAACCATCGCGTTGCCCGACGCCTTTGTGGAGCACGGGGCCCAATCCAAAATTCGCGAGAAGGCGGGCTTGTCCGCCGAAAAGATCGCGGCCCGCGTGTTGGAATTTCGCCGGCAGAGCCAGACGGTCTCCTGATCTGATCGAAAAAGTCCGACTGGATCACCTGCTGGTTCAGCGGGGATTGGCCGAAACCGGCGCCAAGGCCCAGGCCTTGATTCTGGCCGGCAAGGTGCGGGCCCCGGGGTTGAAGAACGTGAAGCCCGGCGAAAAAGTTCGGCTCGACCAGGAAATCGAGCTGGTGGCCGACCTGCCCTACGTTTCCCGGGGCGGGGAGAAATTGGCCGCGGCCCTGGACGAATTCGGCGTGGCGGTCCCGGGGCGGTTTTGCCTGGACGTGGGCGCCTCCACGGGCGGGTTCACCGACTGCCTGTTGCAACGGGGCGCGGTCGGGGTTCTGGCGGTGGACGTGGGCCACGGCCAGCTTCACTGGAAATTGCGAAACGACCCGCGCGTGGAGAATCTGGAAAAAACCCACGCCCGGGACTTGACCGCCGAACGGGTGGCGGCGAGCGCCGGCCCGGCGCTGTGGCCCGGGTTGCTCACGGTGGTGGACGTGTCTTTCATCTCCCTGGACAAGGTCCTGCCGACGGTGGCCGGGGCGACGCCCCCGGGCGGAGAGTTCGTGGTGCTGTTGAAACCGCAATTCGAGGTGGGCCCCAAGGACGTTCCGGGGGGCATCGTGCGGGACGACGCGGTGCGGGAGGCGGTGTTGGCCCGCGTTCAATCCCAGGCGGACGGCTGGGGATTTCGGTTTGAAAAATCCATGGTCTCGCCGCTCAAGGGCCGGGACGGCAACATCGAATATTTGCTGCACCTTTACAAAAAACCATGACCGAACCTTTCAACCCCGCTTCCATCGAGCCCAAGTGGCAAAAACGCTGGGAGGACGCCGGCGTTTTCAAATCGGACCCCGACCCCCGGAAGCCCAAACTCTACATTCTGGACATGTTCCCGTACCCCTCGGGCGCGGGCCTGCACGTGGGGCATCCCGAAGGCTACACCGCCACGGACATTCTGTCCCGAATGAAACGCATGCAGGGCTTCAACGTCCTGCACCCCATGGGCTGGGACG
Proteins encoded in this window:
- a CDS encoding 1-deoxy-D-xylulose-5-phosphate synthase, which translates into the protein MNILDMIDKPQDLRNIRKDLLPILAKDIRQKILDVTSQVGGHLGAGLGTVELAIALHYVFESPKDKIIWDTGHQAYPHKLLTGRRDRFHTLRQFGGISGFLSRNESEHDVFGAGHASTSISAALGFAAARDVLKQDHHVIAVANDGSLTGGMAFEALQNAGHLGTDLLVVLNDNQMFISHRVGALGAFLAKLATLGMVRRAEKQIEKLLTRMSFYGAYLLRLARRAKVMLFPGVLFEEMGFGYLGPIDGHDLPQLIEVLQAIKQLKGPHVLHVVTKKGRGYEPAEADPIKYHGVTRFNPETGEMVKAPAGPPSYTTVFGQALVKLAKEDSKIVAITAAMPEGTGLDLFRKELPSRFYDVGLGEQHAVTFAAGMACGGLKPVVAIYSTFLQRGFDQMFHDVALQKLPVVFCLDRAGLVGEDGPTHHGAYDLSYSRMFPNMTVMAPKDENELQHMLKTALNLPGPSVIRYPRGAGQGVALDTAYHLIPLGKGEVLREGEDVTLLAIGHPIVAAMEAAEKLAAEGVSVRVVNARFAKPLDREFLLGVARRTPLLVTLEENTLVGGFGDAVREALEGENIAIRTIALPDAFVEHGAQSKIREKAGLSAEKIAARVLEFRRQSQTVS
- a CDS encoding TIGR00282 family metallophosphoesterase, whose product is MKILFVGDIFGRPGRDAVRGFVPSLRREGGIDFAIGNAENAAGGRGLTASTAKELFDAGLDVLTLGNHTWDRSETEPLLADPRILRPANYPAPLAGKGLGLYTVGGRSVAVLQLMGRHNMASIDCPFQAADRLLKERPAPVVIVDMHAEATSEKQAMGWHLDGRASAVLGTHTHVQTADERVLPGGTAYIGDVGMAGPRDGIIGGDRAGALKRFLTGVRVRLEVAEGDALFCAVVVDVDDASGRARSIERISKVWQRKGGTA
- a CDS encoding TlyA family RNA methyltransferase; amino-acid sequence: MIEKVRLDHLLVQRGLAETGAKAQALILAGKVRAPGLKNVKPGEKVRLDQEIELVADLPYVSRGGEKLAAALDEFGVAVPGRFCLDVGASTGGFTDCLLQRGAVGVLAVDVGHGQLHWKLRNDPRVENLEKTHARDLTAERVAASAGPALWPGLLTVVDVSFISLDKVLPTVAGATPPGGEFVVLLKPQFEVGPKDVPGGIVRDDAVREAVLARVQSQADGWGFRFEKSMVSPLKGRDGNIEYLLHLYKKP
- a CDS encoding polyprenyl synthetase family protein, whose translation is MVDKALDRLMTKEEALPPVVHKAMRYSVFAGGKRLRPVLCLAAAEITGGKPARVLPTACALEVIHTYSLVHDDLPAMDDDDLRRGRPTNHRVFGEGVAILAGDGLLTYGFELMAKNARVAGVRAERVVAAIGTVARAVGSQGMVGGQAVDLESEGRGVALNGNRAKVLDYIHRHKTGALITASLSVGALLAGASPAAQRALERYGDQIGLAFQIADDVLDIVGNKALLGKSGSDAENQKLTYPAVYGLDESRRRARRAVDEAKRLLKPFGRRADLLVALADYIITREN